A segment of the Halococcus hamelinensis 100A6 genome:
CGTCTGGGCATACTGTCGAAGGCGAGGTCGCTCCGACCTCGGAGCGGCGTTCGCGATCGGCTACGTCTCCCACCTCGTCGCCGACGGCTACACCTACCTCTTCACGGGTGAGTACGTCTACCTCTCGTATCTCGGCTGGCCACTCCTGCCGCCGCCACCGTTCGGCGACGAGGGCACCTTCCTCACCCACTTACAGAACATCACCCTCTCGCCCGGATTCGCCCTCCAACTCGTCATGGCGGTGGTCGTGTACGTGGTCTGGATCGAGGACGGAGCTCCCGGACGGGCGGCTTTCGGCGCGGTTCTCGAACGGATCCGATCCTCGTCCTGAGACGGTATCCGAACGACCCCTTTCCCCGCTCGATTCGCTTGCTGTCGACTCGTTTCGTAGAGGGGAGATGCCGCTTTCGACGGCAGTGGCGTTCTCGATTCGATAGTAGATTATTTATCCCGGAAGGGTGCCAGTACGGACAGTGCCACTCGCTCTCTTCCAATCGAGCGGAGATATTCTTTCTACCTCGCTGCCGTCCCTCTCGTCCTTGCTCCAGATATGTTTCGTCGCGTTCTTCGTCGGGACGGCGTTCGCACTCGCGTTTCACCGGCACCGATACGTCAAGCGGAGTTACATCGCGGGCTTTCTGGTCGTGTTTCTGGTCGTCAATCTCACGGGACTGGCCGTGCTCCCGATGATGCACTGGCACAAGTTCTCCGAGCCGCGCCCGGAATCACAGACACACCATTCGGTCCGTCTCGTCACCGCCGAGGGCGAGGAGCTGTCGTATCCGACCGAGGCGACGCTTTCGGCCGATTCCATCTCCTTCTCCGCGGTCACACGGAAGATGCGAACGGAGTACTCGCCGGCGCAGAACCGTCGCTTGACCCGATACCTCCTCGTTCGGGCGCGCGACCATCGCCAAGCGGCGCGCCATCGCTCGGCATTGCAGTACCTCCGCTTTCCCCCACACGGCTTTCTCGGCTCGTGGGACGAAGCGACGATCCGATCGGACGTCCCCCTCGTCGGGCTCCGATTGTATCGAACGAACCTGACCACCTCTCCCGACGGGACCGAGGTCCGCTCGCGCTCCGAGACCCTCCTCAAGGGGTTCTATCCCGGCTGTGAGGGCACCCAGGCGGCCGCTCACTTCTCCACCGCCCCGTGTGCGTTCGACGCTTCCACTCCTTCGACTTCTTCTACCACTTCGGCTTCTTTCGTTATCTCCACATCTTTCGCTCCCTCGACTCCTTCCGCCCCCACCTCGACACCGCCGCCGACGACCGACGGAGCGGGAGCCTGATCGCGGCCGATGGCGCTCTTCATCAACTACGTCCGCGACGAGACCCGTTCGACGCCGCTGAACCTCGCGGCGGCTCGGATGATCCTCGCCAGCTACCTGGTCTGGAAGACGGTCTGGTACGATTGGCCTCGGCTGCTCGCGACGCCCTTCACCGTCGCGGACACCTACACGTTTCTCGTTCCCGCCTCGCCGGCGGTCCTCGTCGTCGAAAAGTGGGTGCTGATCGGTCTCCTGGTCCTGGTCCTCGTCGGCTATCGACTCGGCCTCACGACGTTTCTGAGCGCGTTGCTCGTCGGCCACCTCGGTGCGGTCCGCTATACGG
Coding sequences within it:
- a CDS encoding metal-dependent hydrolase, which gives rise to MWPWGHLAFGYVLCSMYSRLVYRKPPDGIAVLAIVLGTQLPDLVDKPLAWTFHVLPSGRSLAHSVFAAVLASVVVWAYCRRRGRSDLGAAFAIGYVSHLVADGYTYLFTGEYVYLSYLGWPLLPPPPFGDEGTFLTHLQNITLSPGFALQLVMAVVVYVVWIEDGAPGRAAFGAVLERIRSSS